In Lewinellaceae bacterium, a single window of DNA contains:
- a CDS encoding SAM-dependent DNA methyltransferase: MTGEQLRQLETKLWTAADQLRANSKLTASEYSFPVLGLIFLRHAFNRYKNAEAQIVEALPVHPQRGRRAVTKDDFLEAKSIFLPDNAKWNYIAELPEGEDIGEMIDEAMRSIEREYEVLQGVLPKNYSIFEKQLLQKLVRIFNTEILDGVTGDVFGRIYEYFLNKFAMTGAQEGGEFFTPPSLVNAIVITIEPDHGVVLDPACGSAGMFVQTGHFIEEEGFDPASRVTFYGQEKADTNTKLAKMNMTVHGLDASIIQGNTFYEDKHGLVGQCDFVMANPPFNVDGVDKSRDAVKNDPRLPFGLPKNDNANYLWIQYFYGYLNENGRAGFVMASSASDAGHSEKAIREKLVNTGAVDVMMSIGTKFFYTRGLPCTLWFFDRGKERDAERADKTLMLDLRDVFRKVSSNLHDFTEEHLKNIHAIVGLYRGNPEHLQAAVGAYDKHRADALAHAQKLWGELRALA, translated from the coding sequence ATGACAGGCGAACAACTCCGGCAACTGGAAACCAAACTCTGGACGGCAGCCGACCAACTCCGGGCCAACTCCAAGCTGACGGCATCGGAATACAGCTTTCCCGTACTGGGTCTTATCTTCCTTCGCCATGCCTTCAACCGATATAAGAATGCCGAGGCCCAGATCGTGGAAGCTCTACCAGTACACCCACAGCGGGGCCGCCGGGCGGTGACCAAAGACGATTTTCTGGAAGCAAAGTCCATATTCCTACCGGATAATGCCAAGTGGAATTACATTGCCGAACTGCCGGAAGGAGAAGATATCGGCGAGATGATCGACGAAGCTATGCGCTCCATCGAGCGCGAATACGAGGTGCTTCAGGGAGTATTGCCTAAGAACTACTCCATCTTCGAAAAGCAACTCCTGCAAAAGCTGGTGCGCATCTTCAATACAGAGATACTGGATGGTGTTACCGGCGATGTGTTCGGCCGCATCTATGAGTACTTCCTGAATAAGTTTGCCATGACGGGCGCACAGGAAGGCGGGGAATTTTTCACACCGCCCTCCCTGGTCAATGCCATCGTCATTACCATTGAACCGGATCATGGCGTCGTACTCGACCCGGCCTGCGGCTCGGCAGGTATGTTTGTGCAGACCGGCCACTTTATCGAAGAAGAAGGGTTCGACCCGGCCAGCCGGGTGACATTCTACGGGCAGGAAAAAGCCGATACCAACACCAAGCTGGCCAAGATGAATATGACAGTGCATGGCCTGGATGCCTCCATCATTCAGGGCAATACCTTCTATGAGGACAAGCACGGCCTGGTGGGGCAGTGCGACTTCGTGATGGCCAACCCGCCGTTCAATGTGGATGGGGTAGATAAATCACGCGATGCAGTAAAGAATGACCCCCGCTTGCCTTTTGGCCTGCCGAAGAACGATAACGCCAATTACCTATGGATTCAGTATTTCTACGGCTACCTCAATGAGAACGGCCGGGCCGGCTTCGTCATGGCTTCATCGGCATCGGACGCCGGGCATTCGGAAAAGGCCATCCGGGAAAAGCTGGTGAATACGGGAGCGGTGGATGTGATGATGTCTATTGGCACCAAATTCTTCTATACCCGTGGCCTGCCCTGCACCCTCTGGTTCTTCGACCGTGGTAAGGAACGCGACGCCGAGCGGGCGGATAAAACCCTCATGCTCGACCTGCGGGATGTATTCCGGAAGGTGTCTTCCAACCTGCACGACTTCACCGAGGAACACCTGAAAAACATCCACGCCATTGTAGGGCTGTACCGGGGCAACCCGGAACATTTACAGGCAGCGGTGGGAGCGTATGATAAACACCGGGCGGATGCCCTGGCCCATGCCCAAAAGCTTTGGGGCGAATTGAGGGCGCTAGCGTGA
- a CDS encoding helix-turn-helix transcriptional regulator, whose translation MEEKKLNKIGDILREQGRTNKWLADKVGKSKVSVSRWCRNIQQPDLETLYRIANVLGVPVCDLLVEDYGAEDEKGK comes from the coding sequence ATGGAAGAAAAAAAACTTAACAAAATCGGAGATATTCTTCGGGAGCAGGGGAGAACCAATAAGTGGTTGGCGGATAAAGTGGGCAAGAGCAAAGTAAGTGTTTCCCGGTGGTGCAGAAATATCCAGCAGCCGGATTTGGAGACGCTTTACCGGATCGCAAATGTTCTTGGGGTGCCGGTTTGTGATTTGTTGGTGGAGGATTATGGGGCGGAGGATGAGAAGGGCAAGTAG
- a CDS encoding CHAT domain-containing protein has product MEYLNFDLRIGARNKDLYPVTVIRSPAGEVNALVSLPVEDALFQKHVKEIEILRGEKKTRSVNDQLDTSTRQLALRSKENEVDSLKAMGTSLFDKLFSTEIRSCYQASLQLARKEKKGLRILLRTEPPELAALPWEYLFDPSAGDFLCLSTETPLIRFLEVARPIESLTTTPPLNILGVVANPRGLPALDVDKEKAQMAIAIEHLIDKGFITLTWMDGQTWRELKDAMRDGTWHILHFIGHGGFNADTGEGSIALANEDGSTYELTATNLGRLLSGHRSMRLAVLNSCEGARTGTELFSSVGANLIRRGIPAVVSMQYEISDRAALEFSRSFYESIAEGMPVDAAMQEARQAMNFAISGSAEWGTPVLYMRSPDGRLFDIDVPGAIFPDAPERNQPPIWERNQVSSLQADKPSLAYEDEWGLNILRKKVWQFWIEGVLTPSIKHSALIKLGLDNMPDMVDSPWGSMSISGDHSIGKSFNEVGRSLLILGEPGVGKTIMMLTLTRELLRQYEDTPGLPLPVVFNLTSWTPSGKGFAQWLADEMSMKYIVPRKIGREWLEQNRLLLLLDGLDEVSAGRRNDCVQAINAFLGGRGNPGVVVCCRFREYVELDDKLAMNGAIRLRLLSKEKIFSYLTAAGDQYSGLRELVQRDSSFLKLAETPLLLSLMMQIYQDVKIEQTVDEEIHSIDERKRQLLGAYVKKQFCRAREKDMKKGKATRRSEALTKKWLAWQAKNMQQHGQTVFLIEQLQNSWLSKSFERTAHWILSIIFAGLVAWLFVGLIYGLLVGLLVGLTGEFTGELAGELVKGPILGLIIGLILGLMFSIGKKSNYITTIESSFWSWKNLLKNYKEGLKKGILRGLIFGLIFGLIFGLISAIIAGQIVGRFLELIAGLVAALVIGLIGGLIGGLIGIITSGWNKKISQTTTIPNEGIKLTLRSSRKGLIYGLIGWSIYGVIGGKIVGPVVGPVDWGIGGVIGWLWLGGMSIIRHYTLRLFIYLRGYGPWNYAKFLDYAVDELHFMQRVGGGYIFIHRMLLEHFAEMGDAEVSGKEKQDNAPAPHAD; this is encoded by the coding sequence ATGGAATACCTCAACTTTGACCTCAGGATCGGGGCCAGGAATAAAGACCTGTACCCGGTTACAGTGATTCGTTCACCTGCGGGCGAGGTGAATGCGTTGGTATCTTTGCCAGTGGAGGATGCTCTGTTCCAAAAGCATGTTAAAGAGATTGAAATACTCAGGGGAGAAAAGAAAACGAGAAGTGTAAATGATCAATTGGATACCTCCACCCGACAGCTTGCATTAAGATCAAAGGAAAATGAAGTTGATTCATTGAAGGCCATGGGGACTAGCCTGTTTGACAAGCTGTTTTCCACTGAAATTCGCAGTTGTTACCAGGCCAGCCTCCAATTGGCAAGAAAAGAAAAGAAGGGTCTGCGAATATTACTAAGGACGGAGCCTCCCGAACTGGCAGCCCTCCCCTGGGAATACCTCTTTGATCCATCCGCAGGCGATTTTTTATGCCTCTCCACCGAAACCCCACTTATTCGATTCCTGGAAGTCGCCCGTCCCATTGAATCCTTAACCACCACTCCCCCTTTGAATATATTGGGCGTTGTCGCCAACCCCAGGGGTTTACCGGCACTGGACGTAGATAAAGAAAAAGCCCAGATGGCCATTGCCATTGAGCATCTGATTGATAAAGGGTTCATCACGCTCACCTGGATGGACGGACAAACCTGGCGGGAACTGAAGGACGCGATGCGCGATGGCACCTGGCACATCCTGCACTTCATCGGCCACGGAGGGTTTAATGCTGATACTGGCGAAGGGTCAATTGCTCTGGCCAATGAGGATGGCAGCACCTATGAGCTGACGGCTACCAACCTGGGCCGCCTGCTGTCCGGACATCGCTCGATGCGCCTGGCCGTATTAAATTCCTGCGAAGGGGCCAGAACCGGCACTGAGCTGTTCTCCAGTGTAGGGGCCAACCTCATTCGGAGGGGCATCCCCGCTGTAGTGTCTATGCAATACGAAATTTCTGACCGTGCCGCGCTGGAGTTTTCCCGGTCGTTTTACGAATCTATTGCCGAGGGCATGCCGGTGGATGCGGCCATGCAGGAAGCCCGGCAGGCCATGAACTTTGCCATTAGCGGTTCTGCTGAATGGGGAACACCTGTACTTTACATGCGGTCTCCAGATGGCAGGTTATTTGACATTGATGTGCCTGGAGCTATCTTCCCAGATGCTCCAGAAAGAAATCAGCCCCCCATCTGGGAGAGAAACCAAGTTTCATCGTTACAGGCGGATAAACCATCCCTGGCTTACGAAGATGAATGGGGCTTGAATATTCTGAGAAAGAAAGTCTGGCAATTCTGGATAGAAGGCGTGTTGACGCCATCCATAAAACATTCCGCATTGATCAAACTGGGACTGGATAATATGCCAGATATGGTAGATAGCCCCTGGGGAAGTATGTCGATCTCCGGTGATCACTCCATAGGGAAATCCTTCAATGAAGTGGGCCGATCCCTGCTTATCCTGGGAGAACCAGGTGTTGGGAAGACCATCATGATGCTTACCCTTACCAGGGAACTGCTCCGCCAATATGAGGATACTCCCGGACTTCCTCTGCCTGTGGTTTTTAACCTTACTTCCTGGACACCATCTGGAAAAGGATTCGCTCAGTGGCTAGCCGATGAAATGAGTATGAAGTACATTGTACCCAGGAAAATAGGAAGGGAATGGCTGGAACAAAATCGTCTATTACTACTGTTGGATGGATTGGATGAAGTAAGTGCAGGCCGGCGAAATGATTGTGTGCAAGCTATCAATGCGTTTTTAGGGGGAAGGGGAAATCCTGGAGTGGTTGTCTGCTGTAGGTTTCGAGAATATGTGGAGTTGGATGATAAGCTGGCCATGAACGGGGCGATCCGCCTGCGACTACTGTCAAAAGAAAAAATATTCAGTTACCTAACTGCTGCCGGTGATCAATACTCTGGTTTGCGAGAGTTGGTACAAAGGGATTCTTCCTTCTTAAAACTGGCAGAAACGCCCCTGCTGCTCAGCCTGATGATGCAAATTTATCAGGATGTTAAGATAGAACAAACAGTTGATGAAGAAATCCATTCCATTGATGAACGGAAAAGACAATTATTGGGTGCCTACGTAAAGAAGCAGTTTTGTAGAGCTAGGGAAAAAGATATGAAAAAGGGAAAAGCTACTCGCCGTTCTGAAGCCCTAACAAAGAAATGGCTGGCATGGCAGGCAAAGAACATGCAGCAGCATGGGCAGACTGTTTTTTTAATTGAACAGCTTCAGAATTCATGGTTGTCTAAGAGTTTTGAAAGAACTGCTCATTGGATATTATCAATAATCTTTGCAGGGCTGGTCGCATGGCTGTTTGTAGGGTTGATTTATGGGCTGCTTGTAGGGCTGCTTGTAGGGCTGACTGGAGAGTTCACTGGAGAGTTGGCCGGCGAGCTGGTTAAAGGGCCAATTCTAGGGCTAATCATAGGATTAATTTTAGGGTTGATGTTCTCAATTGGCAAAAAAAGCAATTATATCACTACTATTGAAAGTAGCTTTTGGTCTTGGAAAAATCTTTTAAAAAATTACAAAGAGGGGTTAAAAAAAGGTATTTTAAGGGGGTTGATTTTCGGGTTGATTTTCGGGTTGATTTTCGGGTTGATTTCAGCAATAATTGCAGGGCAGATCGTAGGGCGGTTTTTAGAGCTAATTGCAGGGCTGGTTGCAGCGCTGGTAATAGGGTTAATTGGAGGGTTGATTGGAGGGCTGATTGGTATAATTACATCTGGTTGGAATAAAAAAATCTCCCAAACCACAACAATCCCAAATGAAGGAATAAAACTCACCCTGCGAAGTAGTAGAAAAGGTCTAATTTACGGACTAATTGGATGGTCGATTTACGGAGTGATTGGAGGGAAGATTGTAGGGCCAGTTGTAGGGCCAGTTGACTGGGGTATTGGGGGTGTGATAGGTTGGTTATGGCTTGGCGGCATGTCCATCATTCGCCACTACACCCTCCGCCTATTCATCTACCTCCGCGGCTATGGCCCCTGGAACTACGCCAAATTCCTAGATTACGCAGTCGATGAACTCCACTTCATGCAGCGCGTAGGCGGCGGCTATATCTTCATTCACCGGATGCTGTTGGAGCATTTTGCAGAGATGGGAGATGCGGAGGTATCCGGCAAGGAGAAGCAGGATAACGCGCCAGCGCCACATGCGGATTGA
- a CDS encoding TolC family protein yields the protein MDSIQIKYDSAAARAKWNVPKMSRVFHFSIHTLLLLLLSMLSPSLSAQPADSARLFSQEEFFRWILAYHPVAKQARLLDSEAEALARLARGGFDPKAYADWDQKSFEKKAYYSIGEGGFKIPTWYGAELKAAYAITDGIYLNPERNLPEAGQAVLGLKVPLGRGLVIDERRAALQQARLMAQANEAERRAMLNELLLEAATAYWEWARAYNELLVEQQALALTEQRYGAIVESFRQGDKPAIDTLETLIQVQNRQLALNDATVGYRNTGLYLSNFLWYEGEAPVEATARLRPPVLEELQPELPALRPEAIWRSASLSHPEIRRYEAKLSQLEVSRKLAAEQLKPRLDVEYNFLSDGGDFLYNSGEGSGFNNLVAQNYKWGLSFDFPLLLRKERGKLQLAKLKIQDAEYGLQQKRVEIANKIGAYYNELENLLRQIRLTEDNVGNYQALLNAEIQKFGLGESSIFLINSREQKLVDAQLKLAALRGKFFKSRIGLEWAAGQLGE from the coding sequence ATGGATTCAATTCAAATAAAATACGACAGCGCGGCAGCACGGGCCAAGTGGAACGTACCTAAAATGAGCAGGGTATTCCATTTTTCTATTCATACCTTATTATTGCTGCTGCTCTCCATGTTGTCCCCTTCCCTGTCCGCTCAGCCGGCCGACAGCGCGCGCCTGTTCTCCCAGGAAGAATTCTTCCGGTGGATCCTCGCCTACCATCCGGTGGCGAAGCAGGCGCGGCTGCTGGACAGCGAGGCGGAAGCCCTGGCCCGGCTCGCCCGCGGCGGCTTCGACCCCAAGGCCTACGCCGATTGGGACCAGAAGTCTTTTGAAAAGAAAGCGTACTATTCCATCGGAGAGGGCGGCTTTAAAATCCCGACCTGGTACGGAGCGGAGCTAAAAGCGGCCTATGCCATTACCGACGGCATCTACCTCAACCCCGAGCGCAACCTGCCGGAAGCGGGGCAGGCGGTGCTCGGCCTGAAAGTCCCGCTGGGCCGCGGCCTGGTTATCGACGAGCGGCGGGCAGCGCTGCAGCAGGCCCGCCTGATGGCCCAGGCCAACGAGGCGGAGCGCCGGGCCATGCTCAACGAGCTGCTGCTGGAAGCGGCGACGGCCTACTGGGAATGGGCCCGGGCCTACAACGAGCTGCTGGTCGAGCAGCAGGCCCTGGCCCTCACCGAGCAACGCTACGGCGCCATCGTGGAAAGCTTCCGGCAGGGCGACAAGCCCGCCATCGACACCCTGGAGACCCTGATCCAGGTGCAAAACCGCCAACTGGCCCTCAACGACGCCACTGTCGGTTACCGCAATACCGGTTTGTATTTGTCCAACTTCCTGTGGTACGAAGGCGAGGCGCCGGTAGAAGCCACCGCCCGCCTGCGGCCGCCCGTGCTGGAAGAACTGCAGCCCGAGCTGCCCGCCCTTCGCCCGGAGGCCATCTGGCGCAGCGCCAGCCTTTCCCATCCGGAAATCCGCCGCTACGAAGCAAAGCTCAGCCAGCTGGAAGTAAGCCGCAAACTGGCCGCCGAGCAACTCAAACCCCGCCTCGACGTGGAGTACAACTTCCTCAGCGACGGCGGCGACTTCCTCTACAACTCAGGGGAAGGCTCCGGCTTCAACAACCTGGTGGCCCAAAACTACAAATGGGGCCTGAGCTTCGATTTCCCCCTGCTGCTGCGCAAAGAGCGCGGCAAGCTGCAGTTGGCGAAACTGAAAATCCAGGACGCCGAATACGGCCTGCAGCAAAAGCGCGTCGAGATCGCCAACAAGATCGGCGCTTACTACAACGAGCTGGAGAACCTCCTCCGGCAAATCCGCCTCACCGAAGACAACGTGGGCAACTACCAGGCCCTGCTCAACGCCGAAATCCAGAAATTCGGCCTGGGCGAAAGCTCCATCTTCCTGATCAACTCCCGGGAGCAGAAACTGGTCGACGCCCAGCTCAAGCTGGCGGCCCTGCGCGGCAAGTTTTTCAAGAGCCGGATCGGGCTGGAATGGGCGGCCGGGCAGTTGGGGGAGTAA
- a CDS encoding HlyD family efflux transporter periplasmic adaptor subunit, giving the protein MLNISPNTINQRLEFGQFNSFSKTGLSGANLMFTRWLVATMALAIVFLLLPWTQNIQSKGKVTTLQPGQRPQTIQSTIAGRIENWYVREGQLVQKGDTIVHLSEIKAEYFDPDLVSRTEQQVDAKEGAIGSYGQKVDALDDQIDAMRSELDFKQQQLANKIRQSEYKLASGQADMEQAYYQDSVALVQYSRTVQLFEQGIKSRADVEEKRIKMQEARAKYASSQNKVEEIRNELANAGLELSTVRYEYNQKVAKAESDKFSTLSAKYDAEGSVNKLRIEASNYERRSRFYYILAPQDCFITKAVKPGIGETVKEGEGIVTIMPADYDLAVELYIKPMDLPLVDIGQEVRFIFDGWPAFIFSGWPGQSFGTYSGSVVAIDNMISANGEYRILVGPQKDSKEWPEALRVGSGAQGIALLNNVPLWYEVWRKLNGFPPDYYDENEEEAPKMKAPVKSIK; this is encoded by the coding sequence ATGTTGAACATATCACCCAATACCATCAATCAGCGGCTGGAGTTCGGCCAGTTCAACTCCTTTTCCAAAACCGGCCTGTCTGGCGCCAACCTGATGTTTACGCGCTGGCTGGTTGCCACCATGGCGCTGGCCATCGTTTTCCTGTTGCTGCCGTGGACGCAGAACATCCAATCCAAAGGCAAAGTGACTACCCTGCAGCCCGGCCAGCGGCCGCAGACCATTCAATCGACCATTGCCGGGCGCATCGAAAACTGGTACGTGCGCGAAGGCCAGCTGGTGCAAAAAGGAGACACCATCGTGCACCTTTCCGAGATCAAAGCCGAATACTTCGACCCGGACCTGGTCTCCCGAACCGAACAGCAGGTCGACGCCAAAGAAGGCGCCATCGGCTCTTACGGCCAAAAGGTAGATGCCCTGGACGACCAGATCGACGCGATGAGGTCGGAGCTGGATTTCAAACAGCAGCAACTGGCCAACAAAATCCGGCAGTCGGAATACAAGCTGGCGTCCGGCCAGGCAGACATGGAGCAGGCTTATTATCAGGACTCGGTGGCGTTGGTCCAGTACAGCCGCACCGTTCAACTCTTTGAGCAGGGCATCAAATCCAGGGCGGATGTAGAGGAAAAACGGATAAAAATGCAGGAGGCGCGCGCCAAGTACGCTTCCAGCCAGAACAAGGTGGAGGAAATCCGCAACGAGCTGGCCAACGCCGGGCTGGAGCTCAGCACCGTGCGCTACGAGTACAACCAGAAGGTCGCCAAGGCGGAATCCGATAAATTCAGCACCCTCTCGGCCAAATACGATGCCGAAGGCAGCGTAAACAAGCTGCGCATAGAAGCCTCCAATTACGAACGGCGCAGCCGCTTTTACTACATCCTGGCGCCCCAGGACTGCTTCATCACCAAGGCGGTCAAACCGGGGATCGGGGAGACGGTCAAAGAGGGCGAAGGCATCGTCACCATCATGCCGGCCGACTACGACCTGGCGGTGGAGCTCTACATCAAACCGATGGACCTCCCCCTGGTCGACATCGGCCAGGAGGTGCGCTTTATCTTCGACGGCTGGCCTGCCTTCATCTTTTCCGGCTGGCCGGGGCAGTCCTTCGGCACCTACAGCGGCTCGGTAGTGGCCATCGACAACATGATCAGCGCCAATGGCGAGTACCGGATACTGGTCGGCCCTCAGAAGGACAGCAAGGAATGGCCGGAAGCGCTCCGGGTCGGTTCCGGCGCTCAGGGCATCGCCCTGCTCAACAACGTGCCCCTCTGGTATGAGGTCTGGCGAAAGCTCAACGGCTTCCCTCCGGATTATTACGATGAAAACGAGGAGGAGGCGCCTAAGATGAAAGCGCCGGTGAAATCGATCAAATAG
- a CDS encoding ATP-binding cassette domain-containing protein, with the protein MENNSQLRPIQRFFKLLELDRKDITYIYIYAIFAGLITLSIPLGVQAIIGLIAGGALSASLIILVAIVTAGTALSGILKVMQLTVTETIQRRIFARSAFDFAYRIPRLKLDSVIRHYPPELVNRFFDTLTLQKGVPKILMDFSTAILQVAFGLILISFYHPFFIFFGIFLIVILLLIFRITGPGGLATSLKESKYKYEVAFWLEEMARAMSTFKMSGGGIFSLNKTDGLVCNYLDSRKKHFKILLFQYGNIVAFKTVITAGLLFLGSYLVIDNQINIGQFVAAEIVVLLVMASVEKLILAMEVIYDVLTALEKLGNVTDLPIEDETGVDFASIDTGKGMSIKVDQLHFSFPDSKKPVLDNLCFEAQPGEKICIAGYSSSGRATLLQLLSGLYTDFEGGISYNGYPLRNINISSLRHHMGDYSPREDIFRGTILENITLEHPEVKLDQVVRVADNIGLSAYIQRLPEGFDTMLLPEGSNIPQNVRTRIILARCIIARPRLLAVEGFFQGLEKSDREMIYSYLTGKDKPWTMLAVSDDPFFASNCDRVIVMKDGNIVEEGPFEKILKSEHFEWVFMPFRGSLPKHAKISVNP; encoded by the coding sequence ATGGAAAACAACAGCCAGTTGCGCCCCATACAGCGCTTTTTCAAGTTGCTGGAACTGGACCGCAAAGACATTACCTATATCTACATCTATGCGATCTTTGCGGGCCTGATCACCCTCAGCATTCCCCTGGGGGTTCAGGCCATCATCGGGCTGATCGCCGGGGGCGCCCTGTCGGCATCCCTGATCATCCTGGTCGCCATCGTGACGGCAGGCACTGCGCTATCGGGCATCCTGAAGGTCATGCAGCTCACCGTGACGGAGACCATTCAGCGGCGCATCTTTGCCCGTTCAGCATTCGACTTTGCCTACCGCATTCCCCGCCTGAAGCTCGATTCCGTTATCCGCCACTATCCTCCCGAGCTGGTCAACCGCTTTTTCGATACCCTTACCCTGCAGAAAGGCGTGCCCAAAATCCTGATGGATTTTTCCACCGCCATCCTCCAAGTGGCCTTTGGCCTTATCCTGATCTCTTTCTACCACCCTTTTTTCATTTTCTTTGGCATCTTTCTCATCGTGATCCTCTTGCTGATCTTCCGGATCACGGGCCCGGGCGGCCTGGCTACCAGCCTGAAAGAATCGAAGTACAAATACGAAGTGGCCTTCTGGCTGGAGGAAATGGCGCGGGCCATGAGCACCTTCAAAATGTCGGGCGGCGGCATCTTTTCGCTCAATAAGACCGATGGGCTGGTGTGCAATTACCTGGACAGCCGCAAGAAGCACTTTAAGATCCTGCTGTTTCAGTACGGCAATATAGTGGCATTCAAGACCGTCATCACGGCCGGCCTGTTGTTCCTGGGCAGTTACCTGGTGATCGACAACCAGATCAACATCGGGCAATTCGTAGCGGCGGAGATCGTCGTGCTGCTGGTGATGGCTTCGGTGGAAAAGCTCATTCTGGCTATGGAGGTCATCTACGACGTGCTGACGGCCCTGGAGAAGCTGGGCAACGTGACCGACCTGCCCATTGAAGATGAGACAGGGGTCGACTTTGCAAGCATCGATACCGGCAAAGGGATGAGCATTAAGGTAGACCAGCTCCATTTCAGCTTCCCCGATTCCAAGAAGCCCGTGCTGGACAACCTCTGTTTTGAAGCTCAGCCCGGAGAGAAAATCTGCATTGCCGGGTACAGCAGTTCCGGGCGCGCTACCCTTTTGCAGTTGTTGTCGGGCCTGTATACGGATTTTGAAGGAGGAATCTCCTACAACGGCTACCCGCTTCGGAACATCAACATCAGCAGTTTGCGCCATCACATGGGCGACTATTCGCCGCGGGAAGATATTTTCCGGGGCACCATTCTCGAAAACATTACCCTGGAGCATCCGGAAGTGAAACTCGACCAGGTGGTCCGCGTGGCGGATAACATCGGCCTAAGCGCTTATATACAGCGCCTGCCGGAAGGTTTCGACACCATGCTCTTGCCGGAAGGGAGCAATATTCCGCAGAACGTCCGCACCCGCATCATCCTGGCCCGCTGCATCATCGCCCGCCCGCGCCTGCTCGCCGTGGAAGGCTTTTTCCAGGGCCTGGAAAAGAGCGACCGCGAGATGATCTACAGTTACCTCACCGGCAAGGATAAACCCTGGACCATGCTCGCCGTATCGGACGACCCTTTCTTTGCCTCCAACTGCGACCGGGTCATCGTTATGAAAGACGGCAACATCGTTGAGGAAGGGCCGTTCGAAAAAATACTTAAAAGCGAACATTTCGAATGGGTTTTCATGCCCTTCAGAGGCTCGTTGCCTAAGCACGCCAAGATTTCCGTCAACCCTTAA
- a CDS encoding RNA polymerase sigma factor — MSKLEFTYAFSQFETLLFSFACHLTKNEDDAQDLLQETAYKAFKYRSMYKPHTNLRAWLMTIMRNTFINNYRQKKRRQTLNDKTPNNYFLNSGGRTVQNLGESEMTLKEVTTLIASLEDWMKVPFLMHYQGFKYEEIATELDIPLGTVKSRIFFARKKLQESLRAMYQSNSIAELLN, encoded by the coding sequence ATGTCAAAGCTTGAGTTCACCTATGCATTTTCCCAGTTTGAAACCCTGTTGTTTTCCTTCGCCTGCCACCTGACCAAGAATGAGGACGACGCGCAGGATCTATTGCAGGAGACGGCGTACAAAGCCTTTAAATACCGAAGCATGTATAAGCCGCACACCAACCTGCGGGCCTGGTTGATGACCATCATGCGCAATACTTTCATCAACAATTACCGCCAAAAAAAGCGCAGGCAGACGCTCAATGACAAGACGCCCAACAATTATTTCCTGAATTCAGGCGGGCGCACCGTGCAAAATCTCGGAGAATCGGAGATGACGCTCAAGGAGGTCACTACCCTGATCGCTTCGCTGGAAGACTGGATGAAAGTCCCTTTCCTGATGCATTATCAGGGTTTCAAGTACGAGGAGATCGCCACCGAGCTGGATATCCCGCTGGGCACGGTGAAGAGCCGGATTTTCTTCGCGCGCAAAAAACTTCAGGAATCCTTGAGGGCGATGTATCAGTCCAACAGCATAGCCGAGTTGTTGAATTAA